A single genomic interval of Alligator mississippiensis isolate rAllMis1 chromosome 15, rAllMis1, whole genome shotgun sequence harbors:
- the EIF1AD gene encoding probable RNA-binding protein EIF1AD isoform X2, with product MSQATKRKHVVKEALEELVVPTAQQQIVRVVGSPGNNLHEVEAPGGGRFLASMPPKFRHNLWIKRGDFLLVDPIEEGEKVKAEISFVLYKDHMRYLQQEGLWPEAFSDAPNRRPSPQSRVGEPPAAQEDEDSDSDLFVNPNRLRDAGTDSEDEDEDESEEEEQ from the exons ATGTCCCAGGCCACCAAGCGGAAGCACGTGGTGAAGGAGGCGCTGGAGGAGCTGGTGGtgcccacagcccagcagcagatcGTGCGG GTTGTGGGCAGCCCCGGGAACAACCTGCACGAGGTGGAGGCACCAGGGGGCGGGCGCTTCCTGGCCAGCATGCCCCCCAAGTTCCGCCACAACCTGTGGATCAAGAGag GTGACTTCCTGCTGGTCGATCCCATCGAGGAGGGCGAGAAGGTGAAGGCCGAGATCAGCTTCGTGCTCTACAAGGACCACATGCGCtacctgcagcaggaggggctcTG GCCTGAAGCCTTCTCAGATGCCCCCAACAGGCggcccagcccccagagcag ggtgggggagccgcCAGCCGCCCAGGAGGATGAGGACAGCGACAGCGACTTGTTTGTGAACCCCAATCGGCTCCGTGATGCAGGCACTGACAGCGAGGATGAGGACGAGGATGAGAGTGAGGAAGAGGAGCAgtga
- the SLC3A2 gene encoding amino acid transporter heavy chain SLC3A2 isoform X2 — MTSVVTVATSVPPSTAMEADLKDVELNELEPEKQPMTPASPGSPEKNGAVKVKVAEDEEDEGAPKFTGLSKEELLRAAGTPGWVRARWALLILFWLGWLGMLAGAVLIIVQAPRCRPLPPQTWWHKGGLYRIQPMEAFRDSKGGNAGDLAGVKEKLDYVAALGVQGLVLGPLHDTKRDSPKDTNLQKLHPQLGSNETLAQLLEAAKKKGLKVILDLTPNYQGQQRWFGPGVANSTQFQKQFKEAMTFWLNQGISGFQLEAVDELNDSQFVADLHNITQEASANGNARVFIVGIEEKDPGRILVWLNETSADLLVSPYLEELGHEPTGEKLAKTVSNYIKAAGAAWPAWSGGSWHLADLVAERLLPLYHLLLFTLPGTPLLRYGDEIGLRHFANKVDPPQMPWDDRAPGPAPSPAPALPPSLNSTAQEQMLQLLRELSELRGKERSLLHGDLDSVLLTSGAWGYLRRWDQSARFLVLLNPGKEHASATPRDPLQLLTAGTVELSTCPQRLRGDQLSLSELMLAPAEGLLLRIPYQA; from the exons ATGACTTCCGTGGTTACCGTCGCTACTTCCG tgccccccagcaccGCCATGGAGGCAGACCTGAAGGACGTGGAGCTGAACGAGCTGGAGCCCGAGAAGCAACCCATGACACCCGCCAGTCCGGGAAGCCCGGAGAAGAACGGGGCCGTGAAGGTGAAGGTGGCTGAGGACGAGGAGGACGAGGGCGCCCCCAAGTTCACAGGGCTCtccaaggaggagctgctgcggGCAGCCGGCACCCCGGGCTGGGTCCGGGCCCGCTGGGCCCTCCTCATCCTCttctggctgggctggctgggcatgCTGGCGGGCGCCGTGCTCATCATCGTCCAGGCCCCCCGCTGCCGGCCGCTGCCACCCCAGACCTGGTGGCACAAAGGAGGCCTCTaccgcatccagcccatggaggctTTTCGGGACTCGAAGGGTGGCAACGCTGGGGACTTGGCAG GTGTGAAGGAGAAGCTGGATTACGTGGCAGcgctgggggtgcaggggctggtgctgggccccCTGCATGACACCAAACGTGACAGCCCCAAGGACACCAACCTGCAGAAACTCCACCCCCAACTGGGCTCCAATGAGACCCTTGCCCAACTGCTCGAGGCTGCCAAGAAGAAAG GCCTCAAGGTGATCCTGGACCTGACCCCCAACTACCAGGGGCAGCAGCGCTGGTTTGGCCCTGGCGTCGCTAACAGCACCCAGTTCCAGAAGCAGTtcaag GAGGCAATGACCTTCTGGCTGAATCAGGGCATCTCAGGGTTCCAGCTGGAGGCCGTGGATGAGCTGAAT gaCTCCCAGTTTGTGGCCGACTTGCACAACATCACGCAGGAAGCCAGTGCCAATGGCAACGCCAG GGTGTTCATTGTGGGTATTGAGGAGAAGGACCCAGGGCGCATCCTGGTATGGCTGAATGAGACCAGCGCCGACCTGCTGGTCAGCCCCTACCTGGAGGAGTTAGGCCACGAGCCCACGGGGGAGAAGCTGGCCAAGACCGTGAGCAACTACATCAAGGCTGCAGGGGCCGCCTGGCCGGCTTGGAGC GGCGGGTCGTGGCACCTGGCAGACCTGGTGGCCGAGCGCCTCCTGCCGCTCTACCACCTGCTGCTCTTCACCCTGCCTGGGACCCCCTTGTTGCGCTATGGCGATGAGATCGGCCTGCGGCACTTTGCCAACAAG GTGGACCCCCCTCAAATGCCATGGGATGAcagggccccaggccctgcccccagtcctgcccccgctctccccccCAGCCTCAACAGCACTGCCCAG gagcagatgctgcagctgctgcgggAGCTGAGCGAGCTGCGGGGCAAGGAGCGCTCGCTGCTGCACGGGGACCTGGATTCAGTGCTCCTCACGTCGGGGGCCTGGGGCTACCTGCGCCGCTGGGACCAGAGCGCCCGCTTCCTCGTGTTGCTGAACCCGGGGAAGGAGCATGCCTCAGCCACCCCCCGCGACCCGCTGCAGCTGCTCACGGCCGGCACTGTGGAGCTCAGCACCTGTCCCCAGCGCCTGCGCGGTGACCAGCTCAGCCTGTCGGAGCTCATGCTTGCTCCTGCCGAGGGGCTGCTGCTGCGTATCCCCTACCAGGCCTAG
- the SART1 gene encoding U4/U6.U5 tri-snRNP-associated protein 1, with the protein MGSSKKHRERGEAAAAPGAGSGTAGGGAGPAEDPPPASAPAPASASASSSSSSSRHREHKKHKHRGGGSGSGSGSSERRGKRSRSRGERSRRRSGGDEAAAPGGSSSRGHGRAGERGAAEAEGGRRAKRERREDGHETATALKSGSGEALSLSIEETNKLRAKLGLKPLEVGTIKKEAGTKEDPMAADVINPMALRQREEIREKLAAAKEKRLLNQKLGKIKALGEDDPWLDDAAAWIERSRKLQQEKDLAEKRAKLLEEMDQEFGISSLVEEEFGQRKKDSYSSRDLQGLTVEHTIESFQEGETLVLTLKDKGVLVEEEDVLVNVNLVDKEKADKNVELRKKKPDYEPYSQDESVDDMAQAKPRVLLAKYDETLGGLRRPGFRLAAGGEADGTAQRELQQVREALRSQAQSLAGPGPRLAAEYLTPEEMSVTFRKPKQRVKRLRRKEKLLTAEDLLALGPAPSDHGDHGSRSRGRGRRQRVQEEGEGESQEEADEDPLEDPPPPPSDDTRVENMDISSDDEALPPGSPPVLEEDEAEQELQKQLEKGRRLRQLQQLREGGDKVAEAVRRLARAGPGLDADMGVEPEEAGAEPERKGAIVFNATSEFCRTLGEIPTYGLAGNREDPQDLLDFERDEERSVTGASGSDGEENMGWSTVNLDEEKQQQDFSASSTTILDEEPIVNRGLAAALMLCQNKGLLETTVQKVARVKAPNKSLPSAVYCIEDKMAIDDKYSRREEYRGFTQDFKEKDGYRPDVKIEYVDETGRKLTPKEAFRQLSHRFHGKGSGKMKTERRMKKLDEEALLKKMSSSDTPLGTVALLQEKQKAQKTPYIVLSGSGKSMNANTITK; encoded by the exons ATGGGCTCTTCCAAGAAGCACCGGGAGcgcggggaggcggcggcggcgccggggGCCGGCTCTGGGACCGccgggggtggggcggggcccGCGGAGGACCCACCCCCAGCCtcggcccccgcccccgcctcgGCTtcggcctcctcctcctcctcctcctcgcggCACCGGGAGCACAAGAAGCACAAGCACCGCGGCGGCGGGTCGGGCTCCGGGTCGGGCTCCAGCGAGCGCCGGGGCAAGCGGAGCCGCAGCCGCGGGGAGCGGAGCCGGCGGCGCAGCGGTGGGGACGAGGCCGCCGCccccgggggcagcagcagccgcgGGCATGGCCGGGCCGGGGAGCGCGGGGCCGCCGAGGCCGAGGGCGGCAGACGGGCCAAGCGCGAGCGGCGCGAGGACGGGCACGAGACCG CCACAGCGCTCAAGAGCGGCTCTGGAGAAGCCCTGTCCCTCAGCATTGAGGAGACCAA CAAACTCCGAGCCAAGCTGGGCCTGAAGCCCTTGGAAGTGGGCACCATCAAGAAGG agGCAGGCACCAAGGAAGACCCGATGGCGGCCGATGTCATCAACCCGATGGCACTGCGGCAGCGTGAGGAGATCCGCGAGAAGCTGGCGGCTGCCAAGGAGAAACGCCTGCTCAATCAGAAATTAGG AAAGATAAAGGCCCTTGGAGAGGATGATCCTTGGCTGGATGATGCGGCTGCCTGGATTGAGCGGAGCcgcaagctgcagcaggagaaggacCTGGCTGAGAAGAGG gcCAAGCTGTTGGAGGAGATGGACCAGGAGTTTGGCATCAGCAGCCTGGTGGAGGAAGAGTTCGGGCAGAGGAAGAAG gACTCGTACAGCTCGCGGGACCTGCAGGGCCTGACAGTGGAACACACCATTGAGTCCTTCCAAGAGGGAGAGACCCTGGTCCTGACGCTCAAGGACAAAG GTGttctggtggaggaggaggatgtgcTGGTGAACGTGAACCTGGTGGACAAGGAGAAGGCGGACAAGAACGTGGAGCTGCGCAAGAAGAAGCCGGACTATGAGCCCTACTCGCAGGATGAGAGCGTGGATGACATGGCCCAg GCGAAGCCACGGGTGCTGCTGGCCAAGTACGACGAGACACTGGGGGGGCTGCGGCGCCCTGGGTTCCGGCTGGCAGCGGGGGGGGAGGCAGATGGCACGGCCCAGCGCGAGCTGCAGCAGGTGCGTGAGGCGCtgcgcagccaggcccagagcctggctggacctGGCCCCCGCCTGGCCGCTGAGTACCTCACGCCCGAGGAGATG AGCGTGACCTTCCGGAAGCCAAAGCAGCGGGTGAAGCGACTGCGGCGCAAGGAGAAGCTGCTGACAGCTGAGGACCTCTTGGCACTGGGCCCCGCCCCCAGTGACCACGGCGACCATGGCTCCAG GTCCCGGGGACGGGGACGGCGACAGCGGGttcaggaggagggggagggggagagccaggAGGAGGCGGACGAGGACCCGCTTgaggaccctcctccccctccctcggACGACACCCGCGTGGAGAACATGGACATCAGCAGTGACG atGAGGCCCTGCCCCCCGGGTCACCCCCGGTGCTGGAGGAGGATgaggcagagcaggagctgcagaagcagctggagaAGGGGCGGCGCCTGCGGCAGCTCCAGCAGCTCCGTGAGGGCGGAGAcaag GTGGCAGAGGCGGTGCGGCGTCTGGCCcgggcagggccggggctggaTGCAGACATGGGAGTGGAGCCAGAGGAGGCAGGGGCGGAGCCAGAGCGCAAGGGGGCCATCGTCTTCAATGCCACCTCTGAGTTCTGCCGCACGCTGGGGGAGATCCCCACCTACGGGCTGGCTGGCAACCGCGAGGACCCCCAGGACCTGCTG GACTTTGAGCGGGATGAGGAGCGGTCGGTGACGGGGGCCTCGGGCTCCGATGGGGAAGAGAACATGGGCTGGAGCACTGTGAACCTGGacgaggagaagcagcagcaggat TTCTCGGCCTCATCCACCACCATCCTTGATGAGGAGCCAATTGTGAACcggggcctggctgcagccctgatgCTTTGTCAGAACAAAG GCCTGCTGGAGACAACTGTGCAGAAGGTTGCCCGGGTGAAGGCCCCCAATAAGTCCCTGCCCTCTGCCGTCTACTGCATTGAGGACAAGAT GGCCATTGATGACAAGTACAGCCGGCGTGAGGAGTACCGTGGCTTCACACAGGACTTCAAGGAGAAGGACGGGTACCGGCCCGATGTCAAGATTGAGTATGTGGATGAGACGGGCCGCAAGCTCACGCCCAAGGag GCCTTCCGGCAGCTCTCGCACCGTTTCCATGGCAAGGGCTCAGGGAAGATGAAGACAGAGCGGAGGATGAAGAAGCTGGACGAGGAGGCG ctGCTGAAGAAGATGAGCTCCAGTGACACCCCCCTGGGCACCGTAGccctgctgcaggagaagcagaagGCCCAGAAGACACCCTACATCGTCCTGAGCGGCAGCGGGAAGAGCATGAATGC aAACACCATCACCAAGTGA
- the SLC3A2 gene encoding amino acid transporter heavy chain SLC3A2 isoform X1: protein MFGPPHNTSSSGGAAGVERGGWGPDPGALSPCSGGAVPPSTAMEADLKDVELNELEPEKQPMTPASPGSPEKNGAVKVKVAEDEEDEGAPKFTGLSKEELLRAAGTPGWVRARWALLILFWLGWLGMLAGAVLIIVQAPRCRPLPPQTWWHKGGLYRIQPMEAFRDSKGGNAGDLAGVKEKLDYVAALGVQGLVLGPLHDTKRDSPKDTNLQKLHPQLGSNETLAQLLEAAKKKGLKVILDLTPNYQGQQRWFGPGVANSTQFQKQFKEAMTFWLNQGISGFQLEAVDELNDSQFVADLHNITQEASANGNARVFIVGIEEKDPGRILVWLNETSADLLVSPYLEELGHEPTGEKLAKTVSNYIKAAGAAWPAWSGGSWHLADLVAERLLPLYHLLLFTLPGTPLLRYGDEIGLRHFANKVDPPQMPWDDRAPGPAPSPAPALPPSLNSTAQEQMLQLLRELSELRGKERSLLHGDLDSVLLTSGAWGYLRRWDQSARFLVLLNPGKEHASATPRDPLQLLTAGTVELSTCPQRLRGDQLSLSELMLAPAEGLLLRIPYQA from the exons ATGTTTGGGCCCCCCCACAACACTTCCAGCTCTGGGGGGGCTGCTGGGGTAgagcgggggggctggggcccggaCCCCGGCgctctctctccctgctctggggggGCTG tgccccccagcaccGCCATGGAGGCAGACCTGAAGGACGTGGAGCTGAACGAGCTGGAGCCCGAGAAGCAACCCATGACACCCGCCAGTCCGGGAAGCCCGGAGAAGAACGGGGCCGTGAAGGTGAAGGTGGCTGAGGACGAGGAGGACGAGGGCGCCCCCAAGTTCACAGGGCTCtccaaggaggagctgctgcggGCAGCCGGCACCCCGGGCTGGGTCCGGGCCCGCTGGGCCCTCCTCATCCTCttctggctgggctggctgggcatgCTGGCGGGCGCCGTGCTCATCATCGTCCAGGCCCCCCGCTGCCGGCCGCTGCCACCCCAGACCTGGTGGCACAAAGGAGGCCTCTaccgcatccagcccatggaggctTTTCGGGACTCGAAGGGTGGCAACGCTGGGGACTTGGCAG GTGTGAAGGAGAAGCTGGATTACGTGGCAGcgctgggggtgcaggggctggtgctgggccccCTGCATGACACCAAACGTGACAGCCCCAAGGACACCAACCTGCAGAAACTCCACCCCCAACTGGGCTCCAATGAGACCCTTGCCCAACTGCTCGAGGCTGCCAAGAAGAAAG GCCTCAAGGTGATCCTGGACCTGACCCCCAACTACCAGGGGCAGCAGCGCTGGTTTGGCCCTGGCGTCGCTAACAGCACCCAGTTCCAGAAGCAGTtcaag GAGGCAATGACCTTCTGGCTGAATCAGGGCATCTCAGGGTTCCAGCTGGAGGCCGTGGATGAGCTGAAT gaCTCCCAGTTTGTGGCCGACTTGCACAACATCACGCAGGAAGCCAGTGCCAATGGCAACGCCAG GGTGTTCATTGTGGGTATTGAGGAGAAGGACCCAGGGCGCATCCTGGTATGGCTGAATGAGACCAGCGCCGACCTGCTGGTCAGCCCCTACCTGGAGGAGTTAGGCCACGAGCCCACGGGGGAGAAGCTGGCCAAGACCGTGAGCAACTACATCAAGGCTGCAGGGGCCGCCTGGCCGGCTTGGAGC GGCGGGTCGTGGCACCTGGCAGACCTGGTGGCCGAGCGCCTCCTGCCGCTCTACCACCTGCTGCTCTTCACCCTGCCTGGGACCCCCTTGTTGCGCTATGGCGATGAGATCGGCCTGCGGCACTTTGCCAACAAG GTGGACCCCCCTCAAATGCCATGGGATGAcagggccccaggccctgcccccagtcctgcccccgctctccccccCAGCCTCAACAGCACTGCCCAG gagcagatgctgcagctgctgcgggAGCTGAGCGAGCTGCGGGGCAAGGAGCGCTCGCTGCTGCACGGGGACCTGGATTCAGTGCTCCTCACGTCGGGGGCCTGGGGCTACCTGCGCCGCTGGGACCAGAGCGCCCGCTTCCTCGTGTTGCTGAACCCGGGGAAGGAGCATGCCTCAGCCACCCCCCGCGACCCGCTGCAGCTGCTCACGGCCGGCACTGTGGAGCTCAGCACCTGTCCCCAGCGCCTGCGCGGTGACCAGCTCAGCCTGTCGGAGCTCATGCTTGCTCCTGCCGAGGGGCTGCTGCTGCGTATCCCCTACCAGGCCTAG
- the EIF1AD gene encoding probable RNA-binding protein EIF1AD isoform X1 has protein sequence MGSDTKAAYPMERKELPPFKCCLLRPLCPRGGKELTWVVGSPGNNLHEVEAPGGGRFLASMPPKFRHNLWIKRGDFLLVDPIEEGEKVKAEISFVLYKDHMRYLQQEGLWPEAFSDAPNRRPSPQSRVGEPPAAQEDEDSDSDLFVNPNRLRDAGTDSEDEDEDESEEEEQ, from the exons ATGGG GTCTGATACTAAGGCTGCTTATCCTATGGAAAGGAAGGAGTTACCCCCATTTAAATGCTGCCTTCTCCGTCCGCTCTGTCCCAGAGGAGGGAAGGAATTAACATGG GTTGTGGGCAGCCCCGGGAACAACCTGCACGAGGTGGAGGCACCAGGGGGCGGGCGCTTCCTGGCCAGCATGCCCCCCAAGTTCCGCCACAACCTGTGGATCAAGAGag GTGACTTCCTGCTGGTCGATCCCATCGAGGAGGGCGAGAAGGTGAAGGCCGAGATCAGCTTCGTGCTCTACAAGGACCACATGCGCtacctgcagcaggaggggctcTG GCCTGAAGCCTTCTCAGATGCCCCCAACAGGCggcccagcccccagagcag ggtgggggagccgcCAGCCGCCCAGGAGGATGAGGACAGCGACAGCGACTTGTTTGTGAACCCCAATCGGCTCCGTGATGCAGGCACTGACAGCGAGGATGAGGACGAGGATGAGAGTGAGGAAGAGGAGCAgtga